A region of the Kaistia geumhonensis genome:
CAGCGCTCCGGCAGCAATCCATAGATCAGCGGCCCCGCATCCTTCTGCGAACAGGTGACGCCGAGCGGCTTGTTCAGCATCAGGATGAGGCCGGGCGGCGGATCGAGCGGCGCACCATCGACCGTCATGCGCGAGACGAGGTCAGCCTTCACATAGATGCGCTGCGCCGGATCGGTCTCCGCTTCGCCATCGAGGATCACCCGCCCGCCCTCGATGAGCGCCTGCACCTCGCGGCGCGAGCCATAGCCGAGATTGGCCAGCAGCTTGTCGAGCCGCGCCGTCGGGATCTTGGTCATCGGATGGCCTCGACCAGCTTGTAGCCCTCGCTGCCGCCATCGCCGAGCGGCCGCACCTGGGCGAAGGCCTCGGCGAGCACGCTCTCATAAGGGAGATGAAGGTTGGCGGTGAGATAGAGCCGCCCGCCACGACGCAAAGACTGCGCGGCGCGGCGGATGAAGGTCTGGCCAAGCTGGCGATCCTCGACGCCGCCGTCATGGAAGGGCGGGTTCATGACGACGAAATCGAGACCTTCCGGCAGGTTGCGGGCGGTTCGCACATCCGCCCACAGGAAGGCGGCGCGAGGATCGACGACATTGTGCTCGGCGCAGTCGACCGCGCGGCGGTCGATATCGACCAGGAGGAGCGACGTCACCAGCGGCGAGGTCAGCACCGCGCGGGCGAGGACGCCGATGCCGCAGCCGAAATCGGCGCCGCGCCCGGAGACGACCGGCAGCGTGTCGATCAGCATGCGCGTCGCCGGGTCGACGCGATCGAAGGCGAAGATGCCCGGCTGCGACCAGAGCCCGAGTTCCTGCACGATGCGCGGCTTGCCGGCCTCGATCGCCTCCTTGATGCCGACCAGCGGGCGATCCTTCCGGACCGTGGCAATGCGATGATGGCGGCGCGGCGCGGCCTCGGCATCGAGCCCGAAGGCCTGAAGTTCGGCGGCGAGTCGGCTGCCGCCCTTTCGGATCGGCGCCATGACGGTGAGTTCGCCACCGTCTGCGAGCGCCTCGAGGCCGAGCGCGAGCGCATGGCCGCGCTCGACGGTGCCGGGCGGCGCGAGCATCACCAGCGAGGCGAGGCTGCCGCCGGCATCCTCGAGCCGAGCGGCGCCGGGCACCAGCGGCGAGAACTGGACGGCCCCCGCCGGAACCTCGGCGAGGTCCGGTGGCGGAACTCCATAGACGCCGTGCTGCTGGTGCTGCTCTGCCATGCCCGATCCTGTCGTGAACGCGCGTTCCTACAGGCGAAGTCGCCGCGGCGAAAGAGTTTTGGCTTTACGGGCCGCCGCGCGCATCAGTATTGAGGGCTCGCCGGAGACAGAACGCCGCCATGCGCCCCGACATCCTCAACCCGCTCTTCCGCGACGTGACGAGCCTTGCCGGTGTCGGT
Encoded here:
- a CDS encoding class I SAM-dependent methyltransferase, which encodes MAEQHQQHGVYGVPPPDLAEVPAGAVQFSPLVPGAARLEDAGGSLASLVMLAPPGTVERGHALALGLEALADGGELTVMAPIRKGGSRLAAELQAFGLDAEAAPRRHHRIATVRKDRPLVGIKEAIEAGKPRIVQELGLWSQPGIFAFDRVDPATRMLIDTLPVVSGRGADFGCGIGVLARAVLTSPLVTSLLLVDIDRRAVDCAEHNVVDPRAAFLWADVRTARNLPEGLDFVVMNPPFHDGGVEDRQLGQTFIRRAAQSLRRGGRLYLTANLHLPYESVLAEAFAQVRPLGDGGSEGYKLVEAIR